Proteins from a genomic interval of Dama dama isolate Ldn47 chromosome 1, ASM3311817v1, whole genome shotgun sequence:
- the LOC133064502 gene encoding olfactory receptor 5W2-like, with product MTAESCSVAPDFTFRGLSDNRHVQQGLFLLFLLVYGVTVVANVGMILLIKVDPRLHTPMYHFLSNLSFCDVCYSSAVSPKMLADFLSEHKRIPFDLCAMQMYFWGIFGDVECLLLAVMAYDCYVAICNPLLYTGSMSRKLCTQLISVVYVEGLVDSAIHTCCTFRLSFCSSNVIDHFFCDFPALLALSSSDTSINEIMLFISSSCVVGTSIITVLLSYTYIIATILRMNSAEGRRKAFSTCASHLTAVAVFHGTLLFMYFRPSSSYSMDTDKIASVFYTVVIPMLNPLIYSLRNKDVKVAIEKVISTKLCSE from the coding sequence ATGACTGCTGAGAGCTGCAGTGTGgctcctgacttcacattccgagGACTTTCAGACAACAGGCACGTGCAGCAGGgcctcttcctgctcttcctgctgGTTTATGGTGTGACTGTGGTTGCCAATGTGGGGATGATCCTGCTGATCAAGGTGGACCCCAGACTGCACACACCCATGTATCATTTCCTGAGCAATCTGTCCTTCTGTGATGTCTGCTACTCCTCTGCTGTCTCTCCCAAGATGCTGGCTGATTTCCTCTCTGAGCATAAAAGGATTCCATTTGACTTGTGTGCCATGCAGATGTATTTCTGGGGGATTTTTGGAGATGTGGAATGTCTCCTGTTGGCTGTCATGGCTTATGACTGTTATGTAGCCATTTGTAATCCACTTCTTTATACAGGTTCCATGTCCAGAAAACTCTGTACCCAGCTAATATCTGTTGTCTATGTGGAAGGTTTGGTAGATTCAGCAATCCACACCTGTTGTACATTTCGATTATCATTTTGCAGTTCTAATGTCATCGATCACTTTTTCTGTGACTTCCCAGCCTTGCTAGCCCTCTCGTCCTCAGATACATCCATCAATGAGATAATGCTGTTCATATCCAGTAGCTGTGTTGTGGGGACCAGCATTATCACTGTCCTCCTCTCCTACACCTACATCATAGCAACCATCCTTAGGATGAATTCAGCCGAGGGGCGACGCAAAGCTTTCTCTACCTGTGCCTCCCATTTAACTGCTGTGGCTGTATTTCATGGCACACTcctgttcatgtatttcagacccaGCTCGAGTTACTCCATGGACACAGACAAAATAGCCTCTGTCTTCTACACAGTTGTCATCCCCATGCTAAACCCACTGATTTACAGTTTAAGAAATAAGGATGTGAAAGTTGCCATAGAAAAAGTAATCAGTACTAAACTGTGTTCTGAGTGA